One window from the genome of Bacillus tianshenii encodes:
- a CDS encoding class I SAM-dependent methyltransferase — MDRNNYFSSQSQEYALYRPTYPDELFNYITSFVEKKEVVLDCATGSGQAAVPLSERFKQVIAVDISERQLQYAEKRANIRYAVSPVEQLRVPENSVDLVTVAQGAHWFQFDAFYKEVQRVAKKDAAIVVWGYGLCTISREIDQILHVYYYEIVGKFWPAERKYIDEEYKTLPFPFAEIQTLDFEIKIKWTAQQFLAYLFTWSATQMYMKEEGKNPLQFIKDEIERLWGDEAREIRWPIFIRAGYVNQ; from the coding sequence ATGGACAGAAACAATTATTTCTCTTCTCAATCGCAAGAATATGCATTATATCGGCCAACATACCCTGATGAGCTGTTTAATTACATAACATCATTCGTAGAGAAGAAGGAGGTTGTACTTGATTGTGCTACAGGGAGCGGTCAAGCTGCTGTCCCACTATCAGAGCGCTTTAAACAAGTAATCGCCGTTGATATCAGTGAGAGGCAACTTCAATATGCTGAGAAACGAGCAAATATCCGATATGCTGTTTCACCTGTTGAACAGCTTAGAGTGCCTGAAAATAGTGTGGATTTAGTTACTGTGGCCCAAGGAGCACATTGGTTTCAATTTGATGCATTTTATAAGGAAGTTCAACGGGTTGCTAAGAAAGATGCAGCCATTGTGGTGTGGGGATATGGGTTGTGTACAATCTCCCGAGAAATCGACCAAATTCTACATGTTTATTATTATGAGATAGTCGGAAAATTTTGGCCTGCTGAAAGAAAATATATTGATGAAGAGTATAAGACACTTCCTTTTCCTTTTGCTGAAATCCAAACACTTGATTTTGAAATAAAAATTAAATGGACCGCTCAGCAATTTTTAGCTTATTTGTTCACTTGGTCAGCTACTCAAATGTATATGAAGGAGGAAGGGAAAAACCCACTTCAATTTATTAAAGATGAAATTGAACGGTTGTGGGGAGATGAGGCCCGGGAAATACGATGGCCAATTTTTATCAGAGCGGGTTATGTCAATCAATAA
- a CDS encoding inositol monophosphatase family protein, with protein sequence MDKYEGILDNIKKWVREAGEEQLRRFELPMNIEEKSAEIDLVTEVDVWTEEYLLDKIKSTYPDHAILSEESGQFGGKADVEWVIDPIDGTTNFAHGIPLYCISVAVKYKGEAVIGVVYVPRLNEMFEAIKGEGAFLNGKQIDVSTVENERKAVVATGFPYDRAKHPNNNVDNFNAVVTNVGGVRRTGSAAIDLSFVAAGRFDAYWELKVKPWDVEAGLLLITEAGGKIHRLENEQGTFVVVGNPYMYEWLKERVRP encoded by the coding sequence ATGGATAAGTATGAAGGCATTTTAGATAATATTAAAAAGTGGGTTCGTGAAGCAGGAGAAGAGCAACTGCGCAGGTTTGAATTACCGATGAACATTGAGGAGAAATCAGCTGAAATTGATCTTGTAACAGAGGTAGATGTGTGGACAGAAGAATATTTGCTCGACAAAATAAAAAGCACCTATCCTGATCATGCAATATTAAGTGAAGAAAGTGGACAATTTGGTGGGAAGGCAGATGTTGAGTGGGTGATCGACCCGATTGATGGAACGACAAATTTTGCTCACGGCATTCCACTTTACTGTATTTCAGTCGCTGTTAAGTATAAAGGTGAGGCTGTTATTGGTGTTGTCTATGTACCTCGCTTGAATGAAATGTTTGAAGCTATAAAAGGTGAAGGTGCGTTTCTCAATGGAAAACAAATAGACGTTTCTACAGTAGAGAATGAACGAAAAGCAGTTGTTGCCACAGGCTTTCCGTATGACCGTGCAAAACATCCGAATAATAACGTAGATAACTTTAATGCCGTGGTTACAAATGTAGGTGGGGTCCGGAGAACAGGCAGTGCGGCCATTGATTTAAGCTTTGTTGCAGCCGGAAGATTTGATGCTTATTGGGAATTAAAAGTAAAGCCTTGGGATGTAGAGGCAGGACTGCTCCTTATTACTGAGGCCGGTGGAAAAATTCATCGCTTGGAAAATGAACAAGGCACCTTTGTTGTTGTCGGTAATCCATATATGTATGAATGGCTCAAAGAACGTGTCCGCCCATAG
- a CDS encoding S-layer homology domain-containing protein, whose product MKKTIVLALSSFLVLPSLASPQLAAAERSTAETIQTEKQDSHLMKEANITKEQAIKIAKQAFQIPSNYKQTQVQFQAHEFRQARTTWTIHWDKQEEKAHAFIRITVDAQNGNVLAIHSSQNQSEDQASYPPELNRTEAKQVAEQYLEDTFPQKASQFIYDNAEDEHAKPPLQGNALYHFTFYQSVNGIPFQENYARISVNGDGEIINFNYQWLNDYSFPSKQDLLSKEAALARIKESLPLELQYQTIHGGAGILPRKENQEGQTKLVYAPDSNVRWFHAKSGEWITRSGKSFEPNSNNEATITESPAGEAPAEGKQLTSKQAEEHVKKLITLPTEAALMDVNYEESEHLNERAVWHLRWSDNNDNPALWINATVNAKTGELINFYQHSAKDNEKQANKISKEEAKSIAIKKLKQFIPYKTDKLALTHDERFYPSPSEQNHYRFRLERIHDGVPVVEQQTMITISAVNGELLEYHHNWEDTTFPSTDAAVSEEQAKDTFFELYNVKLQYVLTEHPYQENNETKQDVIPVYSLERIPTDEPIYLDAVEGAWISSDTGSPYQIEVNAEDIEGHWAEKELRLMVEYRALQPDTEGKIYPDKPITRGEMIKMLMLTQRPAHYYREMSTKYAEQSTFNDVSSGSPYHVYIEEAVRQGLIEGKAEDFHPNEKVSREELALLITKALGYDKLAQKDALFKLSFKDSEAINERGPVAIMQHLGIMNGVNGYFYPERKVTRAEAAKSYYQYLKERDNYTRNMW is encoded by the coding sequence GTGAAAAAAACAATCGTATTAGCTTTAAGCAGTTTTTTGGTTCTTCCATCTCTTGCTTCACCTCAACTAGCAGCTGCTGAACGTTCGACTGCTGAAACCATTCAAACAGAAAAGCAAGATAGTCACCTTATGAAAGAAGCCAACATTACAAAAGAGCAAGCAATCAAAATTGCAAAACAAGCGTTTCAAATTCCATCTAATTACAAACAAACACAAGTACAATTTCAAGCTCATGAATTTCGCCAAGCACGAACTACATGGACGATCCACTGGGATAAACAAGAAGAGAAAGCGCATGCATTCATCCGCATAACAGTGGACGCACAAAATGGAAATGTTCTAGCCATCCACTCTTCTCAAAATCAAAGTGAAGATCAGGCATCTTATCCTCCAGAATTAAACCGTACAGAAGCAAAACAAGTGGCTGAACAATATTTAGAAGATACGTTTCCACAAAAGGCGTCACAATTCATTTATGATAATGCAGAAGATGAACATGCAAAGCCGCCGCTTCAAGGCAATGCACTTTATCATTTTACGTTCTACCAAAGTGTGAACGGCATCCCGTTCCAAGAAAACTATGCTCGAATCAGTGTAAATGGAGACGGTGAGATTATTAATTTTAATTATCAATGGCTGAATGATTATTCGTTCCCTAGCAAACAAGACTTACTTTCAAAAGAAGCTGCACTTGCGAGAATAAAAGAAAGCCTGCCTCTCGAATTGCAATATCAGACAATCCACGGAGGAGCAGGCATTCTCCCTCGTAAAGAAAATCAAGAAGGTCAAACAAAGCTTGTCTATGCCCCTGATTCTAATGTGCGCTGGTTTCATGCTAAAAGCGGTGAATGGATAACACGCAGCGGGAAGAGCTTCGAGCCAAATTCAAATAACGAAGCAACGATAACCGAAAGTCCAGCCGGAGAAGCCCCAGCTGAAGGAAAACAGCTGACATCCAAGCAAGCTGAAGAACATGTTAAGAAGCTGATCACTTTACCAACCGAAGCGGCATTAATGGACGTCAATTATGAGGAAAGTGAACATCTTAACGAGCGTGCTGTCTGGCACTTAAGATGGTCTGATAATAATGACAATCCCGCCCTTTGGATTAATGCAACCGTAAATGCGAAAACAGGTGAGTTAATTAATTTCTACCAACACTCAGCTAAAGATAACGAAAAACAAGCAAACAAAATATCAAAAGAAGAAGCGAAAAGCATTGCGATTAAAAAGCTGAAGCAATTTATTCCGTATAAGACTGACAAGCTTGCCTTAACACATGATGAAAGGTTCTATCCATCCCCAAGCGAACAAAACCATTATCGCTTCAGATTGGAACGTATTCATGATGGCGTACCTGTTGTCGAGCAGCAAACAATGATTACGATTTCCGCCGTTAATGGTGAGCTATTAGAATACCATCACAATTGGGAAGATACGACGTTTCCGAGCACAGATGCAGCCGTTTCAGAAGAGCAAGCAAAAGATACTTTCTTTGAACTGTATAATGTAAAGCTGCAGTATGTTCTTACCGAACACCCTTATCAAGAAAATAACGAGACAAAACAAGATGTAATTCCAGTCTATTCTTTAGAAAGAATTCCAACCGATGAACCGATTTATCTTGATGCAGTAGAAGGCGCTTGGATCTCAAGTGATACTGGAAGCCCTTATCAAATAGAAGTAAATGCTGAAGATATCGAAGGTCATTGGGCTGAAAAGGAGCTTCGCTTAATGGTTGAATACCGTGCCCTTCAACCAGATACAGAAGGCAAGATTTACCCTGACAAACCGATTACCAGAGGCGAGATGATTAAGATGCTGATGTTAACTCAAAGACCTGCCCATTACTATCGTGAAATGTCGACAAAATATGCTGAGCAATCGACTTTCAATGATGTTAGTTCGGGATCTCCATACCATGTTTATATTGAAGAAGCTGTTCGCCAAGGCTTGATTGAAGGAAAAGCGGAAGACTTTCACCCTAATGAAAAGGTTTCCCGCGAAGAACTAGCTCTGTTAATTACAAAAGCGCTTGGCTATGACAAGCTAGCTCAAAAGGATGCTCTGTTCAAACTAAGCTTCAAAGATAGTGAAGCAATTAACGAACGCGGTCCTGTTGCAATTATGCAGCACTTAGGCATTATGAATGGTGTGAATGGCTACTTCTACCCTGAAAGAAAAGTTACTCGGGCTGAAGCAGCAAAGTCCTACTACCAATACTTAAAAGAACGCGACAATTACACTCGCAATATGTGGTAA
- a CDS encoding S-layer homology domain-containing protein: MKYRKLGVVALSSTLLFGIAPLVQAETTEQKPVNVMATSEVAAVESIDKAELIKRVREIFPKQFKDVKEEDFDVNIGHQFPENEGITQYDLHFHKEIKADQYEHGNFGFVGEDLELTSFYYNNDDQKDALFPPKVSRDEAEKVAIGFINKLTSTHTYEISDREDDFYFENQTLTEPVEYRFYFDKMENGVPVEGQGVNVTVLGNGKVTQYHNRTMWKQATFEKKGDILSKGEALQRLKDGLNMELRYQVHQIRPNEEAKAVLTYVPSPIVRGVHAESGDYFIGNEFMDELPEEEELKMVSEKSLDREQPMTKEEAKQLAEKLLKPESDSVKLVIEGVIEREGRDGKPVYSIDYMYRFGNSGHGSSLEFAKDTGELLRFSSYDRFEEVEEESNKPEISYRNAMNKAVEHLKEYAFSYADEVAYPTNTEEERYYPGGQESYYFYFPLVKNGIVVNGQGVHVSLSKEGKLLSFNVNTTDVKQWPQIDKAVSSEEALAAYKEKLDTELKYMTEHSPQKEGKVDHYKLVYASELVPPNHREYYDAQDGKWKKVEDRFGPQEGPKEFTVNHPWAAEELNFMIQGGIIDVENQEKFNPDRAITKGEALKVLSKSLSRFYRFERYSYDKDPRQTFENISPEHPLYGMVEAAVENELIEVNGKNFPVDEKMTREELTVWYGRILGLAKVAEHDDIYKLDMKDKSEINNNHIGDVALINALGVITADKNGYFKPDDEVTLAQLAVSNMRLAQQMADMNIRYN, encoded by the coding sequence GTGAAATATCGTAAATTAGGGGTAGTGGCATTGTCGTCCACGTTGTTGTTTGGAATAGCACCGCTTGTACAAGCAGAAACAACAGAGCAAAAGCCAGTAAATGTTATGGCAACATCTGAAGTGGCCGCAGTTGAGTCAATTGATAAAGCGGAGCTAATCAAGCGGGTTCGTGAAATTTTTCCGAAGCAATTTAAAGATGTTAAAGAAGAAGATTTTGATGTTAATATCGGTCATCAATTCCCTGAGAATGAAGGTATTACGCAATATGATTTACATTTTCATAAAGAAATAAAAGCGGACCAATATGAGCATGGTAACTTTGGTTTTGTTGGTGAAGATTTAGAGCTTACTAGCTTTTATTACAATAATGATGACCAAAAGGATGCATTGTTCCCTCCGAAGGTTTCACGTGATGAGGCTGAAAAGGTTGCAATTGGTTTTATAAATAAGCTGACTTCAACTCATACATATGAAATTTCCGATAGAGAAGATGACTTTTATTTTGAAAATCAAACATTAACAGAGCCAGTAGAATATCGCTTTTACTTTGATAAAATGGAAAACGGTGTACCTGTTGAAGGGCAAGGTGTCAATGTTACGGTGCTTGGTAATGGTAAAGTAACACAATACCATAATCGTACAATGTGGAAGCAAGCGACGTTTGAAAAGAAAGGAGACATCCTTTCTAAAGGAGAAGCGTTGCAACGTTTGAAAGACGGATTAAACATGGAATTACGTTATCAAGTTCATCAAATTCGTCCGAATGAGGAAGCAAAAGCTGTCTTAACTTATGTACCTTCACCTATTGTACGCGGGGTTCATGCTGAAAGCGGAGATTATTTTATCGGTAATGAATTTATGGACGAGCTTCCTGAAGAAGAAGAGTTAAAGATGGTGTCAGAAAAATCATTAGACCGCGAACAACCTATGACAAAAGAAGAAGCGAAACAATTAGCAGAAAAATTATTAAAGCCTGAATCAGACAGCGTAAAGCTTGTTATTGAAGGAGTAATAGAAAGAGAAGGTAGAGACGGAAAGCCGGTTTATTCAATTGATTATATGTATCGCTTTGGGAATTCTGGTCATGGGTCCAGTTTGGAATTTGCAAAAGATACCGGAGAGCTGCTCCGCTTTTCTAGCTATGACCGATTTGAAGAAGTGGAAGAAGAAAGCAACAAACCTGAAATTTCTTATCGGAATGCAATGAATAAAGCAGTCGAACATTTAAAAGAATATGCATTTTCATATGCTGATGAAGTCGCTTATCCAACTAATACAGAGGAAGAGCGTTATTATCCGGGAGGGCAAGAAAGTTATTACTTTTATTTCCCGCTCGTAAAAAATGGGATTGTAGTTAATGGACAAGGTGTTCATGTTTCATTATCAAAAGAAGGTAAGCTATTAAGCTTTAATGTTAATACTACAGATGTAAAGCAATGGCCTCAGATAGACAAAGCTGTGAGCAGTGAGGAAGCATTAGCTGCTTACAAAGAGAAGCTCGATACAGAACTAAAATATATGACGGAACATTCACCTCAGAAAGAAGGTAAAGTTGACCATTATAAGCTTGTGTATGCTTCAGAATTGGTTCCGCCGAATCACCGTGAATATTATGATGCCCAAGATGGAAAGTGGAAGAAGGTAGAAGACCGATTTGGACCGCAAGAAGGACCGAAAGAATTCACAGTGAATCACCCGTGGGCGGCTGAAGAATTGAACTTTATGATTCAAGGCGGCATTATCGATGTAGAGAATCAAGAGAAATTTAATCCTGATCGAGCAATTACGAAAGGTGAAGCATTAAAGGTTCTTTCAAAGTCTCTCTCACGCTTCTATCGTTTTGAGCGTTATTCTTATGATAAAGACCCGCGTCAAACATTTGAAAACATCTCACCAGAACATCCGTTATATGGAATGGTGGAAGCTGCTGTAGAGAATGAACTGATCGAAGTGAATGGAAAGAACTTCCCAGTTGATGAGAAGATGACGAGAGAAGAGCTTACAGTTTGGTATGGAAGAATTCTTGGTTTAGCAAAAGTTGCCGAGCATGATGATATTTATAAGCTTGATATGAAAGATAAGAGTGAAATTAACAACAATCATATTGGTGATGTTGCTTTAATCAATGCACTCGGTGTGATTACAGCGGACAAAAACGGTTACTTTAAGCCTGATGACGAAGTTACCTTAGCACAATTAGCAGTATCAAATATGCGTCTTGCTCAACAGATGGCAGACATGAATATTCGTTATAATTAA
- a CDS encoding LacI family DNA-binding transcriptional regulator, with the protein MATIRDVAKQAGVSVATVSRVLNNNGYVNAKTREKVMKTIDELEYRPNAVARSLYKKKSKMIGVIVPDITNPFFPELARAIEDVTNKADYTFILCNSDEDVEKEKQYIEVLRQKYVDGFIIVTSTLKTEHIKGLDVPIVALDRPISPNMPTVTVNNYDGAREAVQHLKRIGCEKIAHIRGPHNVINADERCRGYVDEVQDEPWFYSGLIAEGNYHLKDTMELAKSLLQREPDIDGIFAGNDVMATAVLKAAEELGKRVPQDLNVIGFDGISLCEVTSPSLTTMEQPIYEIGSKAANMLLNLIEERELDQDKCEFKVKLIKRQSTKA; encoded by the coding sequence ATCGCAACGATTAGGGATGTAGCAAAGCAGGCGGGTGTTTCTGTAGCGACTGTTTCACGTGTACTTAATAATAATGGTTATGTAAACGCGAAAACACGTGAGAAAGTGATGAAAACAATCGATGAACTTGAATATCGTCCAAATGCTGTAGCGAGAAGCTTATACAAAAAGAAATCAAAAATGATCGGCGTAATTGTTCCTGATATTACAAATCCTTTCTTTCCTGAATTGGCAAGGGCGATTGAGGATGTCACAAATAAAGCAGACTATACGTTTATCCTTTGTAATTCAGATGAAGATGTGGAGAAGGAGAAGCAATACATTGAGGTACTGCGGCAAAAGTATGTAGATGGTTTTATCATCGTGACAAGTACATTGAAAACAGAGCATATTAAAGGCTTAGATGTACCAATTGTGGCGCTGGACCGTCCGATTTCTCCAAATATGCCAACCGTAACAGTCAATAACTATGATGGTGCTCGAGAAGCAGTTCAGCATTTGAAACGGATCGGTTGTGAAAAAATTGCTCATATCCGCGGTCCGCATAATGTCATTAATGCAGATGAACGTTGCCGTGGGTATGTGGATGAAGTGCAAGATGAGCCTTGGTTCTATTCTGGTTTAATTGCGGAAGGAAATTATCATTTAAAAGATACAATGGAGCTTGCAAAAAGCTTGCTTCAACGTGAGCCAGATATTGATGGAATCTTTGCAGGTAATGATGTGATGGCGACAGCCGTATTAAAGGCTGCTGAAGAGCTTGGCAAAAGAGTCCCACAAGATTTAAATGTTATCGGGTTTGATGGTATTAGTCTTTGTGAAGTGACAAGTCCATCTTTGACGACGATGGAGCAGCCGATTTATGAAATCGGTTCCAAGGCGGCAAATATGCTTCTGAATTTGATCGAAGAACGAGAACTAGATCAAGATAAATGCGAATTTAAGGTGAAGTTAATCAAGCGGCAATCAACGAAAGCATGA
- the rbsK gene encoding ribokinase has translation MKKPNITVIGSINMDLVTTAEIVPEQGETLMGTSFDTNPGGKGANQAVASAKLGANVTFIGCVGDDPFGQELIMNMKNHGIQTDRIKTITDEATGIATIILSNGDNRIIVVPGANKFVSPELVEENEDIIAESDIVLLQLEIPMVTVETAAALAKKHNTKVILNPAPIQSLSNELLESVEHLTPNEHEVKELFEQAEHEEQKALFKQLESKFIITKGSKGVSYCHDNIVKEIDSFDVEAVDTTGAGDSFNGAIAVALSEGMELERACGFANAVGALSVTKSGAQGGMPTREEVERFLHSRKGV, from the coding sequence ATGAAGAAACCAAATATTACAGTTATTGGCAGTATTAATATGGACCTTGTGACGACAGCAGAAATTGTCCCTGAACAAGGAGAAACCTTAATGGGAACATCATTTGATACGAATCCTGGAGGAAAAGGTGCAAATCAAGCCGTTGCTTCAGCAAAGTTAGGAGCAAATGTTACGTTTATTGGCTGTGTTGGCGATGATCCATTTGGCCAAGAGCTGATTATGAATATGAAAAACCATGGGATCCAAACAGATCGAATTAAAACCATTACGGATGAAGCAACAGGAATTGCGACGATTATTTTGTCGAATGGTGATAATCGGATTATCGTCGTGCCTGGTGCTAACAAATTCGTAAGTCCTGAGCTAGTCGAAGAAAACGAAGATATCATTGCCGAAAGTGATATTGTTCTTCTTCAATTAGAGATTCCAATGGTAACAGTAGAAACAGCAGCTGCATTAGCAAAGAAGCACAATACGAAAGTTATTTTAAATCCAGCTCCAATTCAGTCCTTATCTAATGAATTATTAGAAAGTGTCGAACATCTCACACCGAATGAGCATGAAGTAAAGGAATTGTTTGAACAAGCTGAACATGAAGAACAAAAAGCATTATTTAAACAGCTTGAGAGCAAATTTATTATTACGAAAGGTTCAAAAGGTGTCTCATATTGTCACGACAATATCGTGAAAGAAATCGACAGCTTTGATGTTGAAGCGGTAGATACAACAGGAGCAGGAGATTCTTTCAATGGTGCCATTGCCGTGGCGCTAAGTGAAGGAATGGAGCTTGAGCGAGCTTGTGGATTTGCGAATGCTGTTGGGGCGCTTTCAGTAACAAAATCAGGTGCGCAAGGCGGTATGCCGACTAGAGAAGAAGTGGAGCGTTTCTTGCACAGTAGAAAGGGCGTGTAA
- the rbsD gene encoding D-ribose pyranase, giving the protein MKKHGILNSEIASVLAKLGHKDTVVIADCGLPIPDQVKRIDLALTKGIPSFQAVLEAVAADMEVEKMTIANEISLHNAELEAKVKNSYNTIAINYVSHDELKEMCQTAKAVIRTGEVTPYANVILHAGVIF; this is encoded by the coding sequence ATGAAGAAACACGGCATTTTGAATAGTGAAATTGCAAGTGTACTTGCAAAGCTTGGTCATAAAGATACTGTTGTCATTGCTGATTGCGGCTTGCCTATTCCAGATCAAGTGAAGCGAATTGACCTCGCATTAACGAAGGGTATACCTAGCTTTCAAGCGGTTCTTGAAGCTGTAGCAGCTGATATGGAAGTTGAAAAAATGACGATTGCAAATGAAATCTCCTTACATAATGCTGAGCTTGAAGCAAAGGTAAAGAATTCATATAACACAATTGCCATTAACTATGTGTCACATGATGAGTTGAAAGAAATGTGCCAAACGGCAAAGGCGGTCATTCGTACAGGAGAAGTGACGCCTTATGCAAACGTCATTCTTCATGCGGGAGTGATTTTCTAA
- the gguA gene encoding sugar ABC transporter ATP-binding protein, producing the protein MPTQPLVEMKNISKSFSGNQVLKNVNFEVLPGEIHALMGENGAGKSTMMKILTGIYERDEGQIFAKGKEVHFKDAKEAENAGLAVIHQELNIIPYLTVAENMFLGKELTIGRTGILRMGEMKKKTKEYLSRLGVDIDPDTLTGELSVGQQQMIEIARAVATNAEVLIMDEPTAALTDREIEALFKVMNGLREEGVGIVYISHRMEEIFAMCDRISVLRDGEYIGTKAIKETNFDEIVKMMVGRQLGERFPQRETKLGDERIRVDKLTCEGKFENISFSVKQGEILGVAGLMGAGRTEIVEAIFGSRSIKSGKVYIDSKEVKIKNPHDAIAVGIGFITEDRKDEGLVLGLSVRENIALTNLGKISNKTIVSTNKEYELVDSLIEKLKVKTASREQTVKSLSGGNQQKVVIGKWLGIQPKILILDEPTRGVDVGAKKEIYQIMNQLTEQGVAIIMVSSELPEILGMSDRILVIHEGKATATLDCKEADQEKIMQAATGGERT; encoded by the coding sequence ATGCCGACACAACCGTTAGTAGAAATGAAGAATATAAGCAAATCATTTTCCGGGAACCAGGTTCTAAAGAACGTAAATTTCGAAGTTCTGCCCGGTGAGATCCATGCGTTAATGGGTGAGAACGGTGCTGGTAAGTCTACGATGATGAAGATTCTTACTGGTATATATGAACGAGATGAAGGGCAGATATTCGCAAAAGGCAAAGAGGTTCATTTTAAAGATGCGAAGGAAGCTGAGAATGCTGGCCTTGCCGTTATTCATCAAGAGTTAAACATTATACCGTACTTAACAGTTGCAGAAAATATGTTTCTCGGTAAAGAGTTAACGATTGGTCGAACAGGCATCTTGCGTATGGGAGAAATGAAAAAGAAAACGAAAGAGTACTTAAGTCGTTTAGGTGTGGACATAGACCCAGATACCCTAACAGGAGAATTATCAGTAGGTCAACAACAAATGATTGAGATTGCACGCGCTGTTGCCACAAATGCTGAAGTGTTAATTATGGATGAACCGACAGCCGCACTGACAGACCGGGAAATTGAAGCTCTGTTCAAAGTGATGAATGGGCTGCGTGAAGAAGGTGTAGGAATTGTCTACATTTCACATAGGATGGAAGAAATCTTTGCGATGTGTGACCGGATATCTGTACTGCGTGATGGTGAATATATCGGAACAAAAGCAATCAAAGAAACAAACTTCGATGAAATTGTCAAAATGATGGTCGGACGACAACTTGGAGAGCGCTTTCCGCAAAGAGAAACCAAGCTTGGTGATGAGCGGATACGTGTTGACAAGTTAACATGTGAAGGTAAGTTTGAGAATATTAGTTTCTCTGTAAAACAAGGCGAAATCCTAGGTGTGGCAGGACTTATGGGAGCAGGCCGGACTGAAATTGTCGAAGCGATTTTTGGTTCTAGGTCGATAAAGAGCGGAAAAGTCTATATCGATAGTAAAGAGGTAAAAATAAAAAATCCACACGATGCGATTGCAGTGGGAATTGGTTTTATCACAGAGGATCGTAAAGATGAGGGACTTGTGCTTGGTTTATCTGTTCGTGAAAATATCGCCTTAACCAATCTAGGGAAAATTTCAAATAAAACAATCGTTTCAACAAATAAGGAGTATGAGCTGGTTGATAGCTTAATTGAGAAATTAAAAGTTAAGACAGCAAGTCGAGAACAAACGGTTAAATCATTAAGCGGTGGTAACCAACAGAAAGTCGTTATTGGAAAATGGCTCGGTATTCAGCCGAAAATTTTAATTCTTGATGAACCGACTCGTGGTGTAGATGTTGGTGCGAAAAAAGAAATTTACCAAATTATGAATCAATTAACAGAGCAAGGCGTGGCAATTATTATGGTTTCATCTGAACTGCCAGAGATTCTCGGGATGAGTGATCGTATTTTAGTCATTCATGAAGGAAAAGCAACCGCAACACTCGATTGTAAAGAGGCAGATCAAGAGAAGATTATGCAGGCAGCAACGGGAGGGGAACGGACATGA